The following coding sequences lie in one Phaeodactylum tricornutum CCAP 1055/1 chromosome 12, whole genome shotgun sequence genomic window:
- a CDS encoding predicted protein: MTTPSESATSPPLSSEHAPLLGTGSVSVATSPLGAPTKLPMPPPPSTTASTNVTTNTTLPATTTTTPTTIATTTNDATTNTATPSPLLAIGTPPTRTRHSPSASPAPQTKRAAAVVPSVPPSRASSRAPSPIGSDASDELPNNVCTEEQLLLLPEECLSGHHVRPLRHVDEEGNESFYHLRPMFYSVIFILLVELLERFSFYGINYTQTSYLTGSYNRDWNADMEAVDASTYVSISVAVAYTSPFLGAYLADAILGDYGSLFVGSLCFYLPGLTLIALTTIPGVLGDTFNRRALSIGLLVLWPVGTGIVKSVVNVFGAKQFHPLLQASMIESYYVKFYMCINIGALVGGVLVPLLAQHNVTLAYFVPVGMLSLGVGLFAVGSKRYVCDQPKDPSATLAANICRRRPPKRPAYTPPNTDSIGLDMIFRISLLIIPFNIAYSQMATTFIVQGTVMEKAFGWIDAACMNNADAVSVLLFGYLIGSQFYPALANRGIRIPTTYKFAIGSGLGALAIAWALLVEVLIHDRFESTGKRVSVLWQTVSYVLIGAGEIFAVSAAYEVAFTAAPPEKKVLASAVNLFCIGGLPNVFCILLYNACRPWFRNNRGTTSITRLEDYASAHVEYYFWLLLAIAVVGIGINLLPAVREFVEAIEEKATDMIKTPKTPSRPPIRERTLDEAENEESALLRTRRHQAYLKYGSAPVLYKQGSMRAGPSLSQRGGKAHKHVKRTLIKKLYRSDPVLPGVGTVITSQGTPVPARFIPPRKNPSLDGLLRATSS, encoded by the coding sequence ATGACGACTCCCAGTGAGAGTGCGACGAGTCCGCCTTTGAGTTCGGAACACGCACCGCTCTTGGGGACTGGCTCGGTATCGGTGGCAACGTCGCCTTTGGGAGCACCAACGAAACTACCCATGCCTCCTCCCCCTTCCACCACTGCTTCGACCAACGTGACCACGAACACGACACTgccagcaacgacaacaacaacaccaacaacaatagctacCACAACAAACgacgcaacaacaaacaccGCTACTCCCTCGCCGCTGCTTGCCATTGGCACTCCACCGACCCGGACGCGACATTCCCCTTCGGCGTCTCCCGCACCGCAAACCAAGCGTGCGGCTGCCGTCGTCCCGAGTGTGCCCCCCTCGCGGGCTTCCTCACGCGCACCGTCACCCATTGGCTCGGACGCTTCCGACGAATTGCCCAACAACGTGTGTACCGAAGAACAACTCTTGTTGCTGCCCGAAGAATGTTTGAGTGGCCACCATGTGCGTCCGCTACGCCACGTCGATGAAGAAGGCAACGAAAGTTTCTACCACCTGCGTCCCATGTTCTATTCCGTCATTTTTATCCTGCTTGTGGAACTGCTCGAGCGATTTTCCTTTTACGGCATTAATTACACACAAACGTCCTACCTGACCGGCTCCTACAATCGCGATTGGAACGCCGACATGGAAGCCGTCGACGCTTCCACCTACGTTTCCATTTCGGTTGCCGTTGCCTACACCTCTCCCTTTCTCGGGGCCTATCTAGCCGACGCCATTCTCGGCGACTACGGATCCCTCTTTGTCGGATCTCTCTGCTTTTATCTGCCCGGACTCACTCTCATTGCCCTCACAACCATACCGGGCGTTTTGGGAGATACTTTTAACCGTCGCGCCCTTTCAATTGGTCTCCTCGTCTTGTGGCCCGTGGGCACGGGAATCGTCAAGAGCGTCGTCAACGTATTCGGCGCGAAGCAGTTTCATCCACTTCTCCAGGCCTCCATGATTGAATCCTACTACGTCAAATTCTACATGTGCATCAATATTGGAGCCTTGGTCGGGGGTGTACTGGTACCCTTGCTGGCACAACACAACGTAACCCTCGCCTATTTCGTACCAGTCGGCATGCTGTCCTTGGGAGTCGGTCTCTTTGCCGTGGGATCCAAACGCTACGTCTGCGACCAACCTAAAGACCCCAGTGCCACACTGGCGGCCAATATCTGCCGTCGTCGACCCCCCAAGCGTCCCGCCTACACCCCTCCCAACACGGATTCCATCGGACTGGACATGATCTTTCGCATCAGCTTACTCATCATACCCTTCAACATTGCCTACTCCCAAATGGCCACCACCTTTATTGTCCAAGGCACTGTTATggaaaaagcctttggctGGATCGACGCCGCCTGTATGAACAATGCCGACGCCGTCAGTGTCCTGCTCTTTGGCTACCTGATCGGTTCGCAGTTCTATCCCGCTCTCGCGAATCGCGGTATCCGAATACCCACCACGTACAAGTTTGCGATTGGTTCCGGTCTCGGGGCACTGGCCATTGCGTGGGCCCTATTGGTAGAAGTCCTGATTCACGACCGGTTCGAGTCCACCGGAAAGCGCGTCAGCGTCCTCTGGCAAACCGTATCGTACGTGTTAATTGGTGCGGGCGAGATCTTTGCCGTCTCGGCCGCCTACGAAGTCGCCTTTACCGCCGCCCCGCCCGAAAAGAAAGTCCTGGCGTCCGCCGTCAATCTCTTTTGCATCGGGGGCTTGCCCAACGTCTTTTGCATACTGTTGTACAACGCGTGTCGACCGTGGTTTCGCAACAACCGGGGGACAACCAGTATCACGCGGTTGGAAGATTACGCCAGTGCGCACGTGGAGTACTACTTTTGGTTGCTCCTGGCCATTGCCGTCGTCGGTATCGGCATCAATCTATTGCCAGCGGTGCGCGAATTTGTGGAAGCGATTGAAGAAAAGGCGACCGATATGATCAAGACGCCCAAGACTCCGTCGCGACCGCCGATAAGGGAACGCACCCTAGACGAAGCTGAAAACGAAGAGAGTGCACTGCTCCGCACCCGACGCCATCAGGCCTATCTCAAATACGGCAGCGCTCCCGTCCTCTACAAGCAAGGCTCGATGCGCGCCGGGCCATCG
- a CDS encoding predicted protein: MSRPPSGAASANATAAGEATLLVAEFPPPPFYYRTMAATAAWTPPPIPQAALERGTARAARAAAQAIAASERLRQHGDERTEDFLRGNTDVDMEEEEEDGDVVAVFGEIVEDPWLVQPTDDCQDPIVVRDELKRLNQQVLETFVKLVQDLVHRPTENKTTRDELSHRVFLMLQQCNKFREHQARELLIELLEKQLTRRKGLLHELETTVAQANAILEPTFPQPAVKLEKDVPQRQYCKDIEKNFVKAEELRKQEEDWVQIW; the protein is encoded by the exons ATGAGTCGTCCCCCGTCGGGAGCCGCCTCCGCCAACGCCACCGCTGCGGGCGAAGCAACGCTCCTGGTCGCGGAATTCCCACCCCCACCCTTTTACTACCGAACCATGGCTGCCACGGCGGCTTGGACGCCACCGCCGATTCCGCAGGCGGCCTTGGAGCGCGGGACTGCGCGGGCGGCCCGCGCCGCGGCGCAGGCGATCGCGGCCTCGGAACGGTTGCGTCAACACGGCGACGAGCGGACCGAAGACTTTCTCCGGGGCAACACAGATGTCGATatggaggaagaggaggaggatggGGATGTCGTGGCTGTCTTTGGCGAGATTGTGGAAGATCCCTGGCTGGTGCAGCCCACAGATGATTGTCAAGATCCGATCGTGGTACGCGACGAACTCAAGCGACTCAATCAGCAAGTTCTAGAGACCTTCGTCAAGCTTGTGCAAGATTTGGTACACCGACCGACGGAAAATAA AACTACACGGGACGAACTCTCGCACCGGGTATTTCTCATGTTGCAGCAATGCAACAAGTTTCGAGAGCATCAGGCCCGCGAACTCTTGATTGAACTGTTGGAGAAACAGCTCACGCGACGAAAAGGATTGTTACACGAACTGGAAACGACCGTTGCCCAAGCCAACGCCATTTTGGAACCTACCTTCCCACAGCCGGCCGT CAAGCTGGAAAAGGACGTTCCACAACGACAATATTGCAAAGATATTGAAAAGAACTTCGTCAAGGCCGAGGAGCTTCGGAAGCAAGAGGAGGATTGGGTGCAGATCTGGTGA